Within the Candidatus Omnitrophota bacterium genome, the region GGAAGGCAATTCGATTGGAAACATTTGGCCTAAGCCCCAGGTGAAACCAGTGCTTTTGGTGAAACCAAGTATTGGTAGCTTTGTACCGCGTGAAGGGATCAGTATAGGCAACACATGGAGGAAGGAAGACGTTCTTCCGGTAATGCTTGTTGAGCCATCCCCCGGAGGGTTTATCCCGTTACGCCTCATCGCCACCGGATACGAATCAATAGGTGATACGTCTCAGATCGCTCCTTCAATTCCGTCTGTAATTGAGAGTAAGATCGACGGGGACTTCGAGGGATGGGAGGGAGAAACCATCGTGAAACTGATGAACGGGCAAATATGGCAACAGTCCGAATACTACTATCACTACCACTACGCCTTCATGCCTGATGTTTTGATATATAAGTCAGGTGCTAGATGGAAGATGAAAGTCGAAGGAGTTGATAGAGCCGTAGGAGTACAGCAATTGAGGTGATTTGCTCTCGCATTGATAGCGGTCACAACCAGCCTTTTTTTTCCGAATGTTCTTCCACCACCGACTCGATACTTTCCGGTGATACTTGGTCAGAAGTCCCTCCCGAACCGATAAGTGGCCTATCGGTCGGAACTGAATAATACCGAGATGCTGAAGTCGACAACGATGGAAAACAGGACTCCCAAAACGGCGTTGGGATGCGCGGTGGAGTGTTAGCGACCGCCGATAATGTCCCGAAGGTCCGCTCCTGTAGCTTAAGGTTTGGTGCGCGAAACCGAGGAATAACTATTCGGAAATTTTGGAGTAAAAACCATGCGAAAGCAACTTACAACCATCATCGAGCGCGAAGGGAACGGGTACGTTTCGATCTGCCCAGAACTGGATATAGCCAGTCAGGGCGATACAGTCGAGGAAGCCCGCTCAAATCTTCTTGAAGCCATCGAGTTGTTTTTCGAAACAGCTTCGCCACTGGAGATTCAAACTCGCTTTCACAAAGAAGATCAAGCAAAGCGCGGGGATCGAGCGAAGTTCGAAGCGGCAATGGCAAAAGTGGCGGATGTGGAACCGGATGAATATGATCGGTTGTAAGTCCATAAAGCGAAATTCGTCATGCACCCATCATCTCATAATCCCAAATCATTAGATGAGCCTTACCTCATCAACCGTCCTGATAAAACCGCCATCATGCGGGTATTCGTCGAGCGTCCGCTAGTGCGGTTGGCTATGGCCGATCTTGCGCGCGTTGGGATTAAGTCTTAAAAAAGGGTTGGCTCAAAGCGAAGCGCAGCCATTCTGAACTAAATCGGGATAGAAAAGCATGAAAGCGAAACCTTTGCTGGTCTTTTTTTCTCCAAAATTTAAAGATCACGATACCGGTTCTCATCCCGAAAACGGCAAACGGATGGACGCCATTGCGCAGCGGCTACGCCAGGATTTCGCCGAGGGCGAGTTGGAATGGCGGGAACCGCGGCTGGCGGAAACTGAGGAACTGAAACTTGTCCATACCGACGCGCATATCCAGCATATCCAGTCCATAGCGGCGAAGGGAGGCGGCATGGCGGACCCGGATACGATCGTCAGCCCCGCTTCCTATGAAACGGGGAGGCTGTCGGCGGGCGCCGGTCTCTCCGCCATTGACGCCGTCTGTTCGCTGAAATCCGGTTGCGCCTTCGTCGCGTCGCGCCCGCCGGGACATCATGCTTCGGCCAACCGGGCTATGGGCTTTTGCCTATTCAACAACATCGCCATCGCCGCGCGCTACGCGCAGCAAAAACATGGAATCCGCAAAGCGCTGATCCTGGATTGGGACGTGCATCACGGCAACGGAACACAAAATACTTTTTATGAAGACGACGAGGTTTATTACCTCTCCACCCATCAACATCCGCTGTATCCCGGAACCGGCATGACCGGCGAAAGGGGCAAGGGAAAGGGTGAAGGCTATACGCGCAATCTGCCCTTTCCTCCCTTAACCGAACCAAAGCGGATTGTAGAAGCCGTTTCAAAGGCGCTGGAGGAGATTGCCGCCGCGTTTCAGCCGGGGATCGTATTAATCTCCGCCGGATTCGACGGACATAAAGACGATCCATTGGGCAATTGGCTTTTGCAAGAGGAGCATTTTACGGCGTTGACGGAAATCGCCCTCCAATTCGCCGAGCGATGCAAAGCCCAATTCGTGGTTTCGTTTCTGGAAGGAGGATACAACTTGACCGCACTGGCCGCCTCCGCCTCGGCGCATTGCCGGGCGATGGTGGGGAAAGAAGCAACCCAAAAAAGCGATTAGCCGCGTAGAGTGGATCGAGCGAAGCAGGCGCCGCCTTTTTATCTCAAAGAGGCTCTTGCAAAATTAATGAAATCCGTCTTAAAATTCTCCCCCCAAGATTGGGGGGAGTTAGAGGGGGGTTGATTTTGTTAGACTTATCTCAACCCCTCCTAACCTCCCCCAGTCTTGGGGGAGGAATTATAGAGTTTTGCAAGAGGCTCTCAAAGATAGAAAATAGCCGTAAAAATTAAGTCGGTAATGATAATGAAAAGAATGGAATAGACGACGGAGCGAGTAGTAGCGATGCCTACGCCTTCGGCCCCGCCTTGCACAGACAACCCTTCATGGCATGAAATGGAAGCGATAACCATTCCAAATCCGATGCTTTTGAAGAGTCCGGTATATATATCGGTGAGAGTAAGGTTGTCGACGGTTCCCTGTATATATTGCCCCCCGCTGAGATCGAGATTCAAGACGCCGATGCAATAGCCGCCGAACATGCCGATGAAATCGGCGAGAACCGTGATGCAAGGCATCATCAGCGTTAAGGCGATGAGGCGGGGCGTTACTAGAAAGGGAATAGGGCGAAGAGCCATGGTCTGCAAGGCCATGATCTCCTCGCCGACCACCATCGTTCCTAACTCGGCGGTGATGGCGGCGCCGACGCGGGCGGAAATGATGATGGCGGTGATAAGGGGGCCGATTTCGCGGCAGACGGTGACGGCGACAAGCCCGGAGACCATCTGCACC harbors:
- a CDS encoding ABC transporter permease, whose product is MPPENHGIIASSLQRTGGALAYIARLWTLFASAAYYAVIAPWRQRKVFRRQATSAMMLEAGVRSLPILLLISFLIGVILAMQSAYQLKKFEMVQMVSGLVAVTVCREIGPLITAIIISARVGAAITAELGTMVVGEEIMALQTMALRPIPFLVTPRLIALTLMMPCITVLADFIGMFGGYCIGVLNLDLSGGQYIQGTVDNLTLTDIYTGLFKSIGFGMVIASISCHEGLSVQGGAEGVGIATTRSVVYSILFIIITDLIFTAIFYL
- a CDS encoding histone deacetylase is translated as MKAKPLLVFFSPKFKDHDTGSHPENGKRMDAIAQRLRQDFAEGELEWREPRLAETEELKLVHTDAHIQHIQSIAAKGGGMADPDTIVSPASYETGRLSAGAGLSAIDAVCSLKSGCAFVASRPPGHHASANRAMGFCLFNNIAIAARYAQQKHGIRKALILDWDVHHGNGTQNTFYEDDEVYYLSTHQHPLYPGTGMTGERGKGKGEGYTRNLPFPPLTEPKRIVEAVSKALEEIAAAFQPGIVLISAGFDGHKDDPLGNWLLQEEHFTALTEIALQFAERCKAQFVVSFLEGGYNLTALAASASAHCRAMVGKEATQKSD